In the genome of Ctenopharyngodon idella isolate HZGC_01 chromosome 16, HZGC01, whole genome shotgun sequence, the window CCATATACTGTCATTTTTATACAGGGCTGCAAAGATTTCATCCATTCCAGGTGGAAGATCCCTCACTTTCAAATGGAAAAAAGGCATTTCAGGTCGTTACATCAATGTGTTCATACCTGGTCCTACTAAGGTTCTTACTCTCTGCGAGGTTGAGGTTTACGGTTATCCAGCTCCTGATGGTGAGAATATGAACATTTATGATCAGGATTTGATCATTGAGGTACTAATACaaataaacagatattttaGATTTAGCAATGTTGTAGACACATATTCCATTTCTAAACTGCAAGACaagttatttaatcaaaacTATGAATTGATTTGAAACCCATCTATTGTTGCAGGTGAAAATGTAGCTTTAGGAGGAGTAGCTACACAGAGTTCCCTCCATGGAAATGCCTTTGCATTCAATGCCATTGATGGGAACAAAAATGGTGTTTTCGGTCATGGATCCTGTACACACACTAAAGCAGACCTCAATCCCTGGTGGAGACTGGACTTACTGAAAAGGCACAAAGTGTTTTCAGTGGTAATTACAAACACATTAGACAGTGTTCCTTCAAGACTAAATGGGGCAGAAATCAGAACTGGAAACAGTCTGGACAACAATGGCAATAATAATCCCAGGTAAATGAATTCATCTCAATATGTCTCTTTTGAAAAGAAGTTCTCAGAATTACTGCAGTCTGCAATGTGTCATATAACTTGGCACAATGTCATTTggattttgtacatttttgtttattctattcatttgcatttaactaGTTTGACTTGATGCAGTTTTGCTTTGACGATGGTTCAGAGTTTCTCAAGATGTTTCACTCTTTCTTCAGGTGTGCTACGATCTCTTCCATTCCTGCTGGTTTTTCCACCTCTTTTGAATGTGATGGGATGGAAGGACGTTACATTAATATTGTTCTTCCAGGACGGAAAGAGTATCTTACACTGTGTGAGGTTGAAGTGTACGGATCACCACTGGATTGAGAAGCACTTAAACAACAGgatgtaaatgaaaaaaaaaaaaaaaaccttaatatTGGTGGCTGTAGGGCTTTACTTTAACCAGACATTTACTGAACCAGAGTTTGCAAAACAGCGCATGTAATATTTTAAGCCTCTGTACTTTAATGCAGTGCATGCTGCAGAAAGTATTAGACAGATTTGGGTGGCTATTGATCAATGGACACTGGGAAATGGACAATATGGTCACCACTTTGTTTTGTGTAATGTAATGCAGCTGTGAAAATTGTATGTTGTAAAATGAATGATCCTTTTGTTATTACGTCTGTAGTGTCTTGCAAAtgtgtttgtaaaataaaaattaaaaataattaaaattttatggaaaaaaaaaacataggctACAAACCTGGGAAATGTCACCAGCTCAGTCACCCTTACACCctcactacatttcccagaatCCTTCCTGCTCACCACCTGCACACAATCctcaatcacctgcacctgccaTCTATTACCCTCATTAGCAGCTCTCTACATAAACCAGCACTCCTCAGTTCACCTTTGTCTGGTTTTGTTGTTACTACCCTACGCTAGCTTTACTTATACCTACCTGTGAATgctaaacccgaataagttggcaaaactaaaaacatttgaGGCAATCGGTTGcctatttttaagttaagataTTCAAAGTTTAAgaaagcagaactggcagatttttattttgtactcatacagtttaattgttcttaacttgaaatgtttgagtacactcataggccacgttcacacagcagcagaatacggttgtcagtcctgtatttgagtccttaacaCAGTTACGTTAACacacagtacggttatttacgggagtgaTAACTGCATTTGATAACAGAACTCACACCtataaattttcaggactcacaaccacATTCTCAGAATATttgcgctgtgtgaacggaacagGTCTGGACAACTAGCTGTCTGTCACGTCAGTGCGAGAGAGCTGTTACGCTAAAGGGGTTTCTTGTGTGTGGTTTCACTTTCGGTAACTTACAGCGAGGGAGAGATGAGGTGTCCGGCTAGCGTATGTTTACATTGAAGCTGCTGACGGTCAATGAAGATTTGATGGATGAACTCGTGGCTCAGCTGGACTCTGTCCTGTCAAAAGTaataagacttttcagttttatggacgtcgccatctttgaaatgactttggtcactgtcgctacggttactagtaagagaatacGGGCTTGACTCTCGTTACGCGTTTATACGGAGAGTATTTGAGACGCtgctgtaagttgctgtgtgaacgagacatttcgagactcacacctgtaagtaaatgtggttgtcaatcccaaaaactgacggtgtgaacgtggccatacatttaacttaaaattatcacatAACtccaatgtaaacatttttcttaGCGTAaaattagctagctataacaagctaatttaaaaaagctaacttgctaacatgttaacaatagcatagTATAGCACTTgttgaatgagtacagcaataaagcatttaacattgctctcaaaccaagctgcATGCGCCACTCGTCACCATGATGGACGCtccaaaaaaacacattaacagaaactcttctaaattagcttaacaaaacattaatcactactaaatctcccacttaacattaatcttgcacaaaaacattatataacacacatttttagcatttactctccctttctagtgccatgggcaaagcatgggaaatagaaatcccagcccagttccagttaaacttaagtttgtctaaatttaaaaaaaaaaaagtttattaaacttaaaacaatgaaaccattcagtttacttaaaatatatcagttttgtgatcttgaatgaaaaagaaagtgctaaatactcataaaagttaatttgactgaactaatttgtttaatttaagtttgtcctactcaaaccaattaaatattttgagtgttagggtttacagtgtggatACTTACCCCTGTGCTTTTACCTGTGTGGTTCCGTCTCGAACTGTCCAGTCCTCTTTCTTCAGTGATCATCTCGTCTTCAAACCAGCCAGCCTTCAATCACCTCTTATCTCCGCCTGCAAACAGATAAGAACAGTCATTACCCTGCCAGTATCATCTCAAATATCTACTTTCCAGTAACTTACCTGTTTACATCCCATGTGTCTCAAACTCTGTTTGGATTTTACCCTTGTCTGCATTCTTCTGTTCCGTGACAGGAGCATCCCAGCAAAACATAGCATTCATTGCTTAAGGTTAATGggagaaaataaattattattattttttttttttttttacttattttacttttgttttgctctatatTGAACAAATTAAGTATACAAATATGGCATTTAAAACAtcccaaaaataatttaaaaaataatattatgctTTGCAGGAGAAATATAAAAGTGTACAGAACTAAAGAGTCTTGcagcagacacttttattcaTGATGGTGactgaataaaacacaaaatagaaaaaataacactgcacaGGACTGTAAACAATTATATAAACTGTGTATGTCACATTAAAGTAGACTTTATGGTTTGtacattgtttgtaatttggCATTTTGAAGGCCTTTGTGAATCTTGTtggttttctgtttttcatgcttttttACAGATTGCTTAAAGGTCACGTGTAATAAATAGCTCAAAACAAGATCCAGAGTGTGACACACAGAGCCAGAAGTTCTtggcatatactgtatatgagaGGGAAATTCGTGCACTGCAATAAACTGCACAGCATCTTTATGACTTAAATTAGCAGAAAAAGAGTTGAAAAACATAGTCTATTTCTGTAAAGTTACTGCAAACTcagcaaaatataaatattttactacAATTGTggtaaaacacatttattgcaGATGACCTGTTTAGATAAAACATCCAGGCCTTTAAAAGTTGCCGTGAGTTCATAGCTGGTCCattgacatttttgatatttaaaggACAGAAAAACTCTTTTTGCCCAGAGTAAACTTCATCAACTTCAACTTTTTTGTACATTATAAAATACAGGTGAgtaagttttttatttaaaagaaacaaaattaatGTAAGATTGTTTTCATGCATGCTATTATTTGAATTGTAATTTACTTAACTGCCTATCAAATTCAATAATAAGAAAGTCCAATTACATGCTGTTATATATTAAAACACACTTTCACAGTAAAACCATTATAAAATCAGATTATAAACAAACTAAATTAACAAAACTTATCAGATTTGTTTACTTCTCTTCCCATAGGATAATGGAAATGCACATGTTATGACATTGTAAACACTGATCACTGCACATGTCATATATTTTTATCAAGGCGAGTTGTCACCTATGATTTATATGTTGTACTTTTATACAATTCATTAAATGTCTTCTGGACAAAACtatggtttgatatttttgcatgttcccttttttacttttttaggaagtgtttattgttgttttatgaaatcataattgtttacattttgcttgaaaaaaaatgcttttaatcTAAAAGATGTTTTAGATagcatttcatatttttaaaaaatacccgATATAGGAGCATATTGTCACAAAAGGACTGTGTCTTCTCTTTGGCAATAAAGgtggaaattgttttttttttaaaaaacggatagttccggcccttgattctgattggttgaaccGCGGACGAAGCCATTGTAAAATCCCTGAAAAtatacagctgaccgcattacataagtatcgctgtgccactgagtgtgtatgttgctgcgtctgtcttagcaaccGCTCTTAGAAACGTAAACgtgtttgttctcagttgattTTGTTCAGTGAAGCCTACTGCAtttagaagagtattgtgagagaaatattttttagcattttccttcaggtcagtcttaagttcataataaaaaatccgtttaatgggttttcccgtgccctgctgacactgacagcgttAGTCAAAGCTTGTCATATGCGTTtggttccgtgttcacaacaagtttcaatataaaagtctttgcgactgagtgactcgctcataaagacaatctttgccgacatctaatggcgtaataatgtaacttctgttgctgttcatggtcagggactatttttccagtggaaggaaggcttttaaagattttatttcatgaaagttgcattgatacatattttatggctttaatatttgtattgtgtggtaaccgttttataaaagcaataagcccgtgaagccgtggtttacagtgaatttatagcCTAACATCTAAGGGGGTCCACTCCGTgtcgtgcctaacaatgccccttagctgttataaattcactgtaaaccacagcttcttggggcttatggCTTTATTTAGCTATAGACTGAACAGAAATTTActgtcaaaaatataaataaataaataaatcctgaGAAATAATCATTGAAATCAAAAGTGAAATATTATATggtcaaatgttttattattattattattattattttgatttattcatttccTTGTTTTTATTACACATTTTGACTATGCTTTATCAATTTAGCCAAAAATCTCGCTTTATATGGCAAGGCCACACAGTCGGACCTGGTTGGAAATCCTTGGTCAGCAAATGGTCATGCCAGTAATGCTATTGATGGAAATCGTGACTCACATTATGAACATGGATCCTGTACTGCTACTGAAGTGCAAGATGACCCATGGTGGAGGTTAGATTTACTAGACCAGTACGTAGTGACCTCCATAACTATCACCAACAGAAAAGACTGCTGTCCTGAAAGACTTGATGGAGCCGAGATACACGTTGGAAACTCTCTGCTGAACAACGGCAACAGCAATCCATTGTAAGAAAACCTTTCAAGAGAAGATTCTCTTAAAGAATGATGTGATGAGGTTACATACTGTATGAAATCAAATATTGTCCATATGCTGTCATTTTTATACAGGGCTGCAAAGATTTCATCCATTCCAGGTGGAAGATCCCTCACTTTCAAATGGAAAAAAGGCATTTCAGGCTGTTACATCAATGTGTTCATACCTGGTCGTAATCGGCTTCTTACTCTCTGCGAGGTTGAGGTTTACGGTTATCCAGCTCCTGATGGTGAGAATATGAACATTTACTATCGGGATTTGATCAGTTTGGcactaataaaaataagcaGGTATTTTAGATTTAGCAATGTTGTAGACAAATATTCCATTTCTAGACTGTAAGAGaagttatttaatcaaaacTATGAATTGATGTGAAACCCATCTATTGTTGTAGGTCAAAATGTGGCTTTAGGAGGAGTAGCTGCACAGAGTTCCCTCCATGGAAATGGCTTTGCATCCAGTGCCATTGATGGGAACAAAGATGGTGTTTTCGGTCATGGATCCTGTACACACACTCAAGATGACCTCAATCCCTGGTGGAGACTGGACTTACTGAAAAGGCACAAAGTGTTTTCAGTGGTAATTACAAACAGATTAGACGGTAGTCCTTCAAGACTAAATGGGGCAGAAATCAGAATAGGAAACAGTCTGGACAACAATGGCAATAATAATCCCAGGTAAATTCATCTCATTATGGCTTTTTAGAGAATATAgagacgttttagaattagttctcaaaacagaatttttattctgttcatttgcatttaattagTTTGACTTGATGCAGTTTTGCTTTGACGACGGTTCAGAGTTTCTCAAGATGCTTAACTCACTCTTTCTTCAGGTGTGCTACGATCTCTTCCATTCCTGCTGGTTTTTCCACCTCTTTTGAATGTGATGGGATGGAAGGACGTTACATTAATGTTGTTATTCCAGGACGGAAAGATGCTGTTATACTGTGTGAGGTTGAAGTGTACGGATCACCACTGGATTGAGAAGCACTTAAACAACAGgatgtaaatgaaaaaaaaaaacaacttaatatTGGTGGCTGTAGGGCTTTACTTTAACCAGACATTTACTGCACCAGAGTTTGCAAAACAGCGCATGTATTATTTTAAGCCTCTGTACTTTAATGCAGTGCATGCTGCAGAAAGTATTAGACAGATTTGGGTGGCTATTGATCAAACAACACTGGAAAATGGACAATAtggacaacacttttttttttgtaatgtaatgcaGCTGTGAAAATTGTATGTTGTAAAATGAATGATCCTTTTGTTATTAAGTCTGTAGTGTCTTGCAAATacgtttgtaaaataaaaaaaattaaaaattaaaataaaattatgcttttcttcatggtgactttaaaaaaaacactatgttTGAGCACAAAATAGAACAGATAACACTACACAGGACTGTAAACACAATTATAAGTGCATATAAACTGTATGTCACATTAAAGTAGACTTTATGGTTTCaacattgtttgtaatttggCATTTTGATGGGCTTTGTGAATCTGTtggtttgctgttttttttgtttgttttttttttcatgcatttttgcTTTAAGGTCACATGTAATAAATTGCTCAAATCTAGACTCAGAGTGTGACACACAGAGTCAGAAGTTGCATATACTGTCTATTGAAGGGAAAGGTGGTGAATTCATGCACTGCAATAAAATGCACAGCACCTTTGACTTCAATTAGCtgaaatgaccaaaaaaaaaaaaaaaaaagagagatgaaaaacatatgcctggtttcacagacaaggcttaagcctagtcccagactaaaatgcatgtttgagttgttttaactaaagccacttgcactgacatatcttaaaatatgtcagtgccattgttttgtctcatgatgcacaccagtaatgtttttttttctaaggcatgtttattaaagctactcaaatgtcctaattgaactaaggcctaatcctggcttaatctaagccctgtatgtgaaaccaggccataatCTGTTTCTGTAAAGTTACTGCAAGCTCAACAAACAAACCATATATATTTATCACAATTGTGGTAAAGCACATTTATCTCAGATGACCTGTTTAGATAAAATATCCGGGCCTTTAAAAGTTGCCGCGTATTTATTGCTGGTCCACTGATGTTTTTGATATTTAAAGGGCGATGAACCCTTTTTGCCCAGAGCAAACTTCATCTTGTgaggaaaacttttttttgtagatTATAAAATACAGGTGAGTGAactgcttatttaaaaaaatcaaaagaatgTCAGATTATGTTTTCACGTGCATGCTAtcatttaaattacataatttacttaattgcctttcaaattcaataataaaaaagtccAATTACAtgctgttaaatattaaaacaaactctCACAGTAGAtccattataaagtcagattataaacataaacaaaattaacaacACTTATCAGTTTTGTAATTatcttatttactt includes:
- the LOC127496852 gene encoding fucolectin-5-like isoform X2, which encodes MKYRIMEMHMFFLLWIFAMTYFTDTTTAKAKNLALYGKATQSDLVGNRWAPFGHASNAIDGNRDSNYEHGSCTATPTQDDPWWRLDLLDQYVVTSITITNRKDCCPERLDGAEIHIGNSLLNNGNSNPLAAKISSIPGGRSLTFKWKKGISGRYINVFIPGPTKVLTLCEVEVYGYPAPDGENVALGGVATQSSLHGNAFAFNAIDGNKNGVFGHGSCTHTKADLNPWWRLDLLKRHKVFSVVITNTLDSVPSRLNGAEIRTGNSLDNNGNNNPRCATISSIPAGFSTSFECDGMEGRYINIVLPGRKEYLTLCEVEVYGSPLD